ATCATTTGAAATTCTAGTGTTTgatcatattaaaaaattataaataacctTTTTTATGACTAAAATTTCATCATCAGAGCAATAACGTAAcgcattatttaaaaatttataatacaaattatcctcattactattatttaacaatGACCACCAAATTTACTGGTATAGAGGCTTATACAGACCGATGAGAATCGAGCCGTCGGCAATCTGCAAATAAGCTTCGTCAAGTGACTTGACGAGCCACATGCATAAAGTGACCTCATATTATTTGACGAGCCACATCACTAGTTCTAAGTTTTAATATAGCCGTGAACACTCGCTCAATTAACATAAACTAAAGCTCTATAGTCATCTTCATCttttatagaagtattttttGTAATTCATGTACGACAGATAACATCATAAAGTGACCTCATATTATTacatatttttctaattaattattttaaaattttaagtcattattttaatattataaataataattttaagactTGGCTGTTTTAAACCTATAAATGTTGACTTATAGTACATGATAGTGTCAATGTGTTTATATTGAGCTAGTCTGAAAGAGATGTCTTTACTAAGATATATGAgaatttatacttatatttttttttagtaatctTTCATGCAACAAAACTCAAAAGTGTAATTGCTGGCACTTTCTTATAGCCCCAACGTGTCTTCTGTCAGTTTGTATTTGTTGTCATTCTCATATTAGTTCTCTTCCAACATCAAGCTTGTTCACCGCTGCTTTTTTTACCACTATATATATGCTGCCTACCGATCGTAAGGCTTAAAGAATCACCGTTTACAACATAACTATTACAAATGGAAACTCAAAACCTTACGCAAAGGAGTACTACTACTACGCCAGATGAACCCATCATCACCAACGGCGGTGATGCTGCCACCACCTCCGATTATGGAGGAGGTAAAAGAGAGCGGCAGAGAAGAATGATAATGGCTAAACGCGGTATTAAGTCATTGGCTGTAGCACTTTCTGTTCCCTTGATTCTCAATCTTACCAACATTTACATGTTTGGTGCTAATGACAATTACAAGATGTCCAACCGTCCTAATTGGGTGCCTCCAATATGGGTTTTGCACATGGCTTGCTTGGGCTCCGCAGCTGTTCTAGGCCTCTGTGGATGGATTGTATGGGCTGAAGGTGGGTTTCATAGAAATCCCAATGCATTGGGTTTGTATTTTGGTCAATTTGGGCTTAGCCTACTCTGGGATCCACTGGTGTTCAAGATGGGGGCTAACTGGGCTGGTTTGGTGATTGCCGTTGGAGTTTGTTGGGCATTGTTTCGGTGCTACAAGGTTTTCCGGCAGGTGAATGAAATAGCGGCAGATCTAGTTTTACCTTGTATTGGCTGGGCTGCTCTTCTCGCTTTTATTAGCCTCAAGTTTTTGTTGACCTGAACTCAGTTAAGAACGTATGGGTTTGATATCATTGTACAACTGTTCTCACTATTGTAAATAGCAACAAACTAGTGTTGGGTTTTGTAATTTTGTGGTTTGAAATAAATATGAATAGAAAGGTTTTGATGTCATACTTTCCTTGTAAATGTCTAGTAATTTGCAATTTTGCACTTCCAGAGAAGATAACAATTGTGAACTCAAATGGAGTTTATCAATGTTAGACCATATGAAATCGTTCTCAACAATATGAAAGTCTTAATAAGGTTTAATACCATAGAAATATGGATAAAATATGAATACCATATCAAATAGTATCTTAAGGAAAgcaaaaaaattagggttaacAACTTCCACTAATTAAACCAAATATCATTATCCACAAAATGGAAGCTAATACATCAATTCTCTAGATAATAGATGCATTCAAcaacaaaataaagtaaaaaaaataaggtaTTAGTTTCCTCTAAATGCTGGTACAAGTACTAGTAAAGTTTACTAGTAAGAAACAAAAGAATACTATGTGCAAACCTAATAACCACATACATAAACAGGACTCCCTAGTGGCATACAATGGAATGATATATGAACATTCAGGAAGATGGAACAGAATATCAAGGAGTTCAAAACTATGATACCTTGGTCGTCTTGATTCCAAGTTCATCTTCAACCTCATCTCTGTGTCTCGTTTCTTATTCTCTTAACTCTCCTACTAGCAAGTGATAAATGAGTAAACCCAAAGAGTTTCAAGACCTGATTATCCCCAAAATTGAATGTTCTCTCCATCTGTTTCAAGCATCTCTCAACAGGGTAATCACTGATCTTTCCACAAGGTTTACAACCCACAAAATGTGTCACTAATGGCCATCTATGATCACCCAGACCTGGATGATGATTCTCGATCATATCCTCGTAATGATCAACCAAAACCCCCCAATATCCATGCAAGTAATACGAATTCTCCAAATAAATCTTTGCACCCcacttctccttctcctttgCCAACAAATAAACCATTGCAGATTGATCGTGTGCTTCGAATGGAGGTCGATCCTTTAACTCTTTAGTAAGAATTTGACCCGCCTCAATCCTAGTTTTCCCTTTCGGACCCATTGCTGCCCAAGCATCAAGAAggttcaatgaccattgacaaTTCCTAATCAAAAAACTTCCGGTATTCAACCCAATCCAATTCTTCTGCTCAAAAACCATCTCCTTCCAACCATGGATAATCACATTATAACCCTCATATCTCTCCCATGGAAGCTCAAATTCCATGTCAGTAAACATTGCATCACTATCCATCCACCATAAAAATTCAACATCAGGACGTCCCAATAAGAGGGTCTTAATCAACGGCAATTTTGCCCAAAACCCTGACATTTCAGCATCCAGTAATGCCATGTTATAGAAGACTTCAATGCCATGTAACCTAGAGTAATCAATCTTGTTCTTCAATGACTTTAACAAATAATGATCACCAACAGGATTTTCACAAGGTTTAGGAGATGAACCAGTAACTAGCAAAACCCTaggtttcttcttcttcttcttatcaTTATCCCCAGTAAAATTGGGAATTTCTGGATGTTCACTCAACcatttctctctcctctcaTCCCAATCCAAAACCTTCAAACCCAACTTATAAACAGAAGATAACTTCGAAGACGAttccaaatcatcatcattatcagaACTAAAAAATTTCTGGTAATCAAAATTCGCGTAATCAAAGGAATTTGAAGTAGCAGAAGACGATTTTACCTCTTCAAGAACACGGTGAGGTTCGAGAATCTTGCGAGAGGATAAACGTTTGCGAATTTCGATAAAATCTTTCTCAGGAGTACCGAATTTACCGGCGCCAATAGTTCCTCGAAGAACGATGATGGTAAGGAGAAGGCAAAGGAAGGTAACATTGCAATGGCGGAAAAATCTGTAGATTTGCCTAGTTCTCCGAACTCCTAAGCATCTCTCGATCATTATTTGAAGTGAAAGAGGATGAAAATGGGGATTTAGGGAGAAAAAAGCAGCATTGATTTAGGGATTGTTGAGGTGAAAACCCTAGGAAAAGGGGAAAGAACAAGATGGTGTGTTGTGTTTGGTAGGAGAGTGTCGGTTCAATAAGAAATTTTGAATTGCGCTGTTCCAAACTTCACGACACATTATGGGCCTGTCGCattgattaataattaataatttaatactaTGTATATGTGTAGTAATCTTAATTAGGACTTGAGGAGTCAATAAATAGTCTTGCATTTAAAATTGAAACAATATAACATAGACATAAACGATTAGGACtttttatattgattattaAGGGTGTGTGATAAATAGCTGATAGCTGGTATTGGTAAATAGCCAATTATGATGGTTGATTTCAAACATGTTGCTATAaacaacttgttcaaagatagtctattcataacaataagttgtttcaatcaTTTAAATTACCAAACATTAATCTTGAACGATTTGACCACTCAATCCTGTATAtgtattaaaataaactaaaattatctAATAAGCTATTCTATCAAACATCccctatataataaaaaataacagaAAGATGATTGAtaagaattataaatttattatagaaTATGAAACGCATCGAACAGATTTAcggatgaaaaaaaaaatactttttaagttgaaCATATGAGAATTTTTTTTGAGTCCAATGATGCTTTCTCGAAGGAACAGATGAGAATTTTTTCGAGTCAAATGATGCTTTCTCggaggaacggagggagtagcgATAACAAGTTGAAAGTAGATCAAAATGGGAGCATatgaaaattacaataataatactcctactatttacatttcttttgttttaatgATGGGAAACAGAAGTATATCTTTTTTACACAAAAATTCCCATTCCCATATACCAAACGCCCCCAAAATTCCCAAAGTCTCACCAATATGCCGAGGAAGAAGGGGAAGCTGTTTCGAGTTAATGGCAAAACCGAGAAAAATGACTAAGAGCTGCAAAGCCTCCTGAGAGTTATAGAAGTCCGCCTTTTCTGTTCGAGTTCCTGTCCTTGCCAAACCTGGAATCCTGGTTTCCGATTTATCTCATGCTTCCAATGATAGCGCGCTTCTCCCGACATAATAACTAGTGATCCTGGGGTCAGGTGTACAGGAATCTTCGTTGCTGAAGGAACTTCTCCGTCCTTCTCAACGGGTGAAAAGTGCATCACACAAGATGATTCCAAGGAGACTATAGCAATCCCATCTTCATACCGCATCAGATCAACATGTGCACATATACCCTGTAATACATTTTAAGTTAAACCTCCACATGAGACATGTATATAAACTATGGATTGTGTATCCATCCATAGTAAATGTGTTTAAAACAGACTCGATGACCTGAAATTTACCCGACCTTGTAATCGGATCCGATTTGACCCaacttcaaaaatgatttacaattatgtaaaaaacaatatGGATATAAAACCGACCCAAAACATTTAACCCGAAATCAACCCAATaacccgaataaacacctctaacCCAAAAACAACCCGATACCCAGAGTGATGACTGATGAGAATATTTTTTGATAAGAGTGGTAAGCATCACAAAGTTCCattttatatacaaaaaaaaaaaaaaaaaaaaaagagagatgCTTGCTAGAaatcaatgattaatatttaatatgatcaTGGAAAAAATCATTCAATTTTTACAAGCAAAAGAGCCAATCTCACCTCTCCGGGCTGGTATACATTTACAATAAGTTGATCAAAGAATGGAGCTCTGTGCAGCAATTGAGGAGGCATTAAACACGTGTCATTATCGTGATTTTTTGTTTCCTCGTCCCCCAAACAGACAACCTCATGGATTTGATTAGAAAGCTCAAGTGCCCAGAATGGCAGGTCCCCGAATCTCATAGCCTGTACggtgaaaatttacataaattgCAACCAGTACACacaagaaaagaagagaagactTGTAAGCTTGTAAAAAACAGTTGATTATTCAgctaaaacccataaattcatGAAAACTTCTAAATTCAAGTGCAATTAGGGTAGGTTTAAATTTTAACTAGATAAAAGACGTCGGGTCACATTAAAGATTTTAACACTCATCACTCTTTTCTTGCATTTCACAATGAATTCTAACAAAACAAACTAACATCAGGTGATATGAGTTATGGTAGATGAGGATAAAATTTGCTAAAGAGCTACTTAAAATGTACTAGCATTCCCCTTTGTCAGCTTCAAGGGATAGCATTTCATGATTCTACTAAGCAATATCTCATCAAATGTCAAGTGATATTGTATAACCAACAtcacattttaaaaataaattaagaaatatacATCTTTTCTACAAAATAAGAAGACAGGTGGAAACCACACCTGGTTGTGAGAAGCTTCTATGAACCATCCTTCTGCAAGCAAAATTAATGCGTGAGAAAACAAGTAAACTGAAAATATAAGGAAACATCGCTAGTTAACGCCTTAGTTTTGATAAGGGCTGAGGCGCCCTATGGCGCTAAGGGTCTCAAGAGCCTAGGGTGCCAGTCGAAGACGCTAGCTATTGGGTGTGAGGCGCCAGAAACTCAAAACACAACAACAAgatatattttcttaattacaaAAGATTGGGATCGACTATATGATCCAATACACCAATTCCAATGTTCATCTACATGAATTCTTCTTTTCcattcatttattaattttaccaCTAAACCaatcattattatatgataaaagTAAAAAGGAACATAAGAGGATTTAAGAACTAAAGAACATAAGAGAAAACATATGAGGTGAGTGCAAAAATCAAATGAACTTCCCAGACTGACACGAAAAGGCACTCTTGGGAGCTCCGTGAAGCTTTCATTTACGCGCTATAAGACACTCTTAGGTGCTCACCTCAAAAACTCCGTGCCTAGCCCTCTCAAAGCACCTAACCCATCCTCCACCCAAGGCGCTAGCTTTAGGCGCTCCTAGGCGACCCCCTACGCTTGTAAATTAGGCTTTGACATTTGTAAAACTTAGAACAGCTAGAAACATTACATAGCTAGTCTTCAACCATATTAAGATCGGTTTGGTCATAGAATAGACTACCAGCATGCAAATTGAGAATTTTCTCCATCATTAATAGCTAAGCAAATTGATAACATATGAAGGGAACGAAATTAAGCATCAACGATGACATCGGCTTATTTCACTTCACGTGAAATTTGTAATTTGAACCTATTCGACATTCGTACAAAtccaaatttatcaaaacataaTGTACTAACTACTAACCTTAACTTAGTTGTAAACATAACAGATAGCCTATCACTAATCTCATTGGACTTATGCTAAACTTATATGCCTTTAAATGTAATTATGTCCCGGAAAACGGTTTTCTCTAAGGCAAGGAGTTGATTTGATTCATCCAAAAGAGAAAATCTTTTTCTTTAAATCTTGATCAAATATCATTATTACACATCCATCACAACCTTAATAGGCATCCATCCATACAATACAACTAATTATAAAGAACACAAATTGAATTGGAGAAGTCATTTATATTCATAAGAAGTTAAAAGTAACCATTAAATTAGAGTCCTGTAAGGATTTTTGTTGCCCTTTAATTCCCTGGAATGTATACTTACTAGGAATGACAATGGACAAAGGAGTAACTTCTAAGGACTTAGAAATTTCCATAAAAATTACTAAATTCGTCATAACGTCAACCAAACAAGCTCTAAACTTAAAGTAACacaattgattattaagaaaacaaatttatttggagaaaatattcatattcatattaaGTGAAAGGTAACCCAGAAGATTTCACAATCAATTGTAATCCAAATTAAAGGGTTTTTGAAAA
The sequence above is drawn from the Amaranthus tricolor cultivar Red isolate AtriRed21 chromosome 5, ASM2621246v1, whole genome shotgun sequence genome and encodes:
- the LOC130814001 gene encoding translocator protein homolog — protein: METQNLTQRSTTTTPDEPIITNGGDAATTSDYGGGKRERQRRMIMAKRGIKSLAVALSVPLILNLTNIYMFGANDNYKMSNRPNWVPPIWVLHMACLGSAAVLGLCGWIVWAEGGFHRNPNALGLYFGQFGLSLLWDPLVFKMGANWAGLVIAVGVCWALFRCYKVFRQVNEIAADLVLPCIGWAALLAFISLKFLLT
- the LOC130814000 gene encoding xyloglucan 6-xylosyltransferase 2-like, whose amino-acid sequence is MIERCLGVRRTRQIYRFFRHCNVTFLCLLLTIIVLRGTIGAGKFGTPEKDFIEIRKRLSSRKILEPHRVLEEVKSSSATSNSFDYANFDYQKFFSSDNDDDLESSSKLSSVYKLGLKVLDWDERREKWLSEHPEIPNFTGDNDKKKKKKPRVLLVTGSSPKPCENPVGDHYLLKSLKNKIDYSRLHGIEVFYNMALLDAEMSGFWAKLPLIKTLLLGRPDVEFLWWMDSDAMFTDMEFELPWERYEGYNVIIHGWKEMVFEQKNWIGLNTGSFLIRNCQWSLNLLDAWAAMGPKGKTRIEAGQILTKELKDRPPFEAHDQSAMVYLLAKEKEKWGAKIYLENSYYLHGYWGVLVDHYEDMIENHHPGLGDHRWPLVTHFVGCKPCGKISDYPVERCLKQMERTFNFGDNQVLKLFGFTHLSLASRRVKRIRNETQR
- the LOC130814002 gene encoding uncharacterized protein P8A3.02c, whose protein sequence is MDAYVQTKLLEDVFGDSSDESSDDKLSDSPPLTNPNYLLISMDANVQRKLLEDVFGESSDDKLSDSPPLTNLNSLYWDPISEINGLWMCRDFLSLQQQSSLLSSIQAEGWFIEASHNQAMRFGDLPFWALELSNQIHEVVCLGDEETKNHDNDTCLMPPQLLHRAPFFDQLIVNVYQPGEGICAHVDLMRYEDGIAIVSLESSCVMHFSPVEKDGEVPSATKIPVHLTPGSLVIMSGEARYHWKHEINRKPGFQVWQGQELEQKRRTSITLRRLCSS